Proteins encoded in a region of the Flammeovirga yaeyamensis genome:
- a CDS encoding glycosyltransferase family 2 protein → MTKKVSIITAVYNAEAYLERYFDSILNQTYKNLEIICIDDASTDNSATIIENHQKDDARIKLIRAEHQGYTCRNIGFDACTGDYFTIVDHDDWLGKDAIEKALRLFETEDIQASLYQLNYFFSEENNSILPLPQKRIFTNLEALDLSMDWKISAFGVYNAKLLPHAFTTSTKFFADEVQSRVLFHKCEKVGISDGVYFYLQNDLSISRTISVRSLEKLDTHLLLKDYLIDNKLYDAFSKKFQLQHIKIWIGLLNRFLKEDTSKINENEFIRSLKQKRPSVSLYEVLSSKFSFNEKKYLAFMLIPFGIQFKILS, encoded by the coding sequence ATGACAAAAAAAGTCTCTATTATAACTGCAGTATACAATGCTGAAGCTTACCTTGAACGGTATTTTGATAGTATATTAAATCAAACTTATAAAAATTTAGAAATCATTTGTATCGACGATGCTTCTACAGATAACAGTGCCACTATTATCGAGAATCATCAAAAAGATGATGCTAGAATAAAGTTAATTAGGGCAGAACATCAAGGATATACTTGTAGAAATATAGGTTTCGATGCCTGTACTGGAGATTATTTTACTATTGTAGATCATGATGATTGGCTCGGAAAAGACGCCATAGAAAAAGCCCTTCGATTATTTGAGACCGAGGATATTCAAGCTTCTTTATATCAGTTAAATTATTTTTTCTCTGAGGAGAATAATTCAATTTTACCTTTACCTCAAAAGAGGATCTTCACCAATTTAGAAGCTCTTGATTTAAGTATGGATTGGAAGATTTCTGCATTTGGTGTGTATAATGCCAAATTATTACCTCATGCTTTTACAACATCTACAAAATTCTTTGCAGACGAAGTCCAAAGTCGTGTTCTTTTCCATAAGTGTGAAAAAGTGGGTATTAGTGATGGTGTTTATTTCTATTTGCAGAATGATTTATCTATTTCAAGAACTATAAGTGTTCGATCTTTAGAAAAGCTTGATACACATTTATTACTTAAAGATTATTTGATAGATAATAAATTATATGATGCATTTAGTAAAAAATTCCAACTACAACATATAAAAATATGGATTGGATTATTGAATCGTTTCTTAAAAGAAGATACCTCTAAAATAAATGAAAATGAGTTTATTAGATCGTTAAAACAAAAAAGACCATCAGTCTCATTATATGAAGTTTTGAGTTCTAAATTTTCTTTTAACGAGAAAAAATACTTAGCTTTCATGCTCATTCCATTTGGAATTCAATTTAAAATTTTATCATAA
- a CDS encoding amidohydrolase family protein, with amino-acid sequence MKTTLLKLIISFFLIPTLFVNAQDYDLVILNGRVMDPETMLDRVLNVGVKDGNIAIITPKEIKGEKTINAEGLVVAPGFIDTHFHALDGLSLKMAARDGVTTGMDLEIGAINIDNWYKGKEGAWPLNYGTGISHEGIRIQVLDPEVELPEWADAPVLLGKLRAEACADGDCGWQDTESNLEQLNELMRLADEGMQQGALGFNSTVGYMVDGVSTLEMYKLQEVAANYGRVSTAHVRFHGSPKNPQAPLGFEEILANALVLNAPLLLQHNNDFGWMENEDKLQKAREQGFNVWSEYYPYTAASTSISSSFLQPEMFENVLGGMYERDIYDPIDDKFLTKEEFLATEEKDPSRLVVIYNQNRKLWMTDWLKMPHMTVASDAIYSGLGVDSWDVPFEEYKGHPRTAGTRAKVLRLGRENGIPLMFSLAQMSYWPAKHLGDAGLEAMQKRGRIQEGMVADITIFNPETVSDQASYKLKQQGKPSSGIPYVIVNGQCVVEDSEFKKVWAGQPIRYKETKESKLVPLSKEYWLKKHAINNISVDDCSLHADEHNHTHDHDHNHK; translated from the coding sequence ATGAAAACAACCTTATTAAAATTAATCATCAGCTTTTTCTTAATTCCAACTTTGTTTGTGAATGCACAAGACTATGATTTGGTCATCTTAAACGGACGGGTGATGGATCCTGAAACTATGCTGGATAGAGTATTGAACGTTGGAGTAAAAGATGGAAATATTGCCATTATCACGCCCAAAGAAATTAAGGGAGAGAAAACAATAAATGCAGAAGGATTAGTGGTAGCACCTGGTTTTATCGATACACATTTCCATGCTTTAGATGGCTTATCCTTAAAAATGGCAGCAAGAGATGGTGTGACCACAGGAATGGATTTAGAAATAGGTGCCATCAATATTGATAATTGGTATAAAGGAAAAGAAGGTGCATGGCCTTTAAATTATGGTACTGGTATTAGCCATGAAGGTATTCGTATACAAGTATTAGATCCGGAAGTTGAATTACCTGAATGGGCAGATGCCCCTGTACTTTTAGGAAAGCTTCGAGCAGAGGCGTGTGCAGATGGCGATTGCGGATGGCAAGATACAGAAAGTAATCTCGAACAGTTAAACGAACTGATGCGACTAGCGGATGAAGGAATGCAACAGGGTGCATTAGGTTTTAATTCTACTGTAGGATATATGGTAGACGGTGTATCTACTTTAGAAATGTACAAACTTCAAGAAGTTGCGGCTAATTATGGACGTGTATCTACAGCCCATGTTCGTTTCCATGGTAGTCCAAAGAATCCTCAAGCACCATTAGGTTTTGAAGAAATTTTGGCAAATGCATTGGTTTTAAATGCACCATTATTATTACAACATAATAATGATTTTGGTTGGATGGAAAATGAAGATAAACTTCAAAAAGCAAGGGAACAAGGGTTTAATGTCTGGTCAGAATATTATCCATATACTGCTGCTTCTACTTCAATTTCTTCTTCCTTTTTACAGCCCGAAATGTTTGAAAACGTTTTAGGAGGTATGTATGAAAGAGATATTTACGATCCAATCGATGATAAGTTTTTAACGAAGGAAGAATTTTTAGCCACTGAAGAAAAAGATCCTAGTCGCTTGGTTGTGATTTACAATCAGAATAGAAAATTATGGATGACTGACTGGTTAAAAATGCCTCACATGACTGTTGCTTCTGATGCGATATATTCTGGTTTGGGTGTTGATTCATGGGATGTTCCTTTTGAAGAATATAAAGGTCACCCACGAACAGCAGGAACAAGAGCAAAAGTACTAAGACTAGGAAGAGAGAATGGAATTCCATTAATGTTTAGCTTAGCTCAAATGTCGTACTGGCCTGCGAAACATCTCGGAGATGCGGGATTAGAAGCAATGCAAAAAAGAGGTAGAATACAAGAAGGAATGGTAGCCGATATCACGATTTTTAATCCAGAAACTGTTTCCGATCAGGCTTCTTATAAACTTAAACAACAAGGAAAACCTTCCTCTGGAATTCCATATGTAATAGTAAATGGTCAGTGTGTGGTAGAAGATTCAGAGTTTAAAAAAGTATGGGCGGGACAACCGATACGTTACAAAGAAACAAAGGAATCAAAATTAGTTCCTCTAAGTAAAGAGTATTGGTTGAAAAAACATGCGATCAATAATATTTCTGTTGATGATTGTTCCCTTCATGCAGATGAACATAATCACACGCATGATCACGACCATAATCATAAATAA
- a CDS encoding carbohydrate porin produces MNNLTTKRSPLSIKEIYKKLYFSLLFLIFFNILPSYSQNTKEKSITSPASVENQLKSDLAETEKASLWNVLDSSDNAKNRFYEKTGFIVNMDYNSQVMGATSAVNNNIGASGVFRVYGKWNLVGNKKGTSQGGLVFKFENRHKYTDNALREFGPIDVGFLGFMQSVYNDQKWRMTNLYWRQSFNNDKIVFYTGFVDVTDWADVHAAASPWTSFNNILFATGSGTMGGMFPDGSMGAMLNVWVNDNIYLVGSMIDINGKATEFWKSFDTFFSKFETLKTFEIGYTPGMKSAFLKNIHATVWQVDASETLGTKSGFGVIGSASWIIGNKFMPFVRGGWAKDGGSFYEASVSTGFTYNIMGPNTLGVGLNWNRPSESTFGQKLRDQYVSEIFYKFKLTHHTELTPSVQLVAHPALNMNTDFTSVFGLRFRAFL; encoded by the coding sequence ATGAATAACCTAACAACAAAAAGATCTCCTTTATCCATAAAGGAGATCTATAAAAAACTATATTTCTCATTGTTATTTCTGATCTTCTTCAATATCCTTCCGAGTTATAGTCAGAATACCAAAGAGAAAAGTATTACAAGTCCAGCATCCGTTGAAAATCAATTAAAAAGTGATTTAGCAGAAACAGAAAAAGCAAGTCTATGGAATGTATTAGACAGTAGCGATAATGCTAAAAACAGATTTTATGAGAAAACGGGGTTTATAGTCAACATGGATTATAACTCTCAGGTGATGGGAGCAACTTCTGCAGTAAATAATAATATTGGAGCAAGTGGAGTATTTAGAGTCTATGGTAAATGGAATTTAGTAGGAAATAAAAAAGGGACTTCACAAGGTGGATTGGTATTTAAGTTCGAAAATCGACACAAATACACTGATAATGCCTTAAGGGAATTTGGTCCAATTGATGTCGGTTTCCTTGGCTTTATGCAGTCGGTGTACAACGATCAAAAATGGAGGATGACCAATCTTTATTGGCGACAAAGTTTCAATAATGATAAGATTGTTTTCTACACTGGTTTTGTAGATGTTACTGATTGGGCCGATGTGCATGCAGCAGCCAGTCCCTGGACAAGTTTTAATAACATCTTATTTGCCACAGGTTCTGGAACGATGGGTGGAATGTTTCCCGATGGATCGATGGGAGCAATGCTGAATGTTTGGGTAAACGACAATATTTATCTAGTAGGAAGTATGATTGATATTAATGGTAAGGCGACAGAATTCTGGAAAAGTTTTGATACGTTCTTCAGTAAGTTCGAGACTTTAAAAACCTTCGAAATAGGATATACTCCAGGAATGAAATCAGCTTTCTTAAAGAATATTCATGCTACGGTTTGGCAAGTGGATGCCAGTGAAACTTTAGGTACTAAAAGTGGTTTCGGTGTAATTGGATCTGCTAGTTGGATAATTGGAAATAAGTTTATGCCTTTTGTTCGTGGAGGATGGGCAAAAGATGGTGGAAGTTTTTATGAAGCTTCTGTAAGTACCGGTTTTACTTACAATATTATGGGACCAAATACTTTGGGAGTAGGTTTAAACTGGAACAGACCAAGTGAAAGTACTTTTGGACAAAAATTAAGAGATCAATATGTCTCAGAGATTTTCTATAAGTTCAAATTGACACATCATACAGAGTTGACTCCTAGTGTACAATTGGTTGCTCATCCTGCTTTAAACATGAATACGGATTTCACTTCCGTATTTGGTTTAAGATTTAGAGCTTTCTTATAA
- a CDS encoding helix-turn-helix domain-containing protein has product MEYQYIIDGDELAQEASYKKVAKDLKGEWDGEHLKVENSWCEIDAHSFYYLDGMYISISDLLFKKPVLFRSNRQSDDQPYFALKIGFTGTFLSDNESKDFNNLGVFFYNSTQNFEVEYPVDTRCQWVSIIFSKELFERFMGEQTNKITDLVNDTSAWFKYFPLDIEIENLVRALFFNLDKKRRRPIYFFTKPLEIISLIREKMDKEASGFKKNIHEDDLKIMMQLKEQYLSDFTKQPNLSDLSFKYGMSISKLNRVFKSIFDKPILQFYNQQKIEEAYRQINRTNKSITEISMDLNFTNVGYMSKMFKDAYGFPPSELRN; this is encoded by the coding sequence ATGGAATATCAATATATTATAGATGGAGACGAGCTTGCTCAAGAAGCTTCGTATAAAAAAGTAGCCAAAGATCTCAAAGGGGAATGGGATGGAGAACATCTTAAAGTGGAGAATAGTTGGTGTGAAATTGATGCTCATTCTTTCTATTATTTAGATGGGATGTACATTTCTATATCTGATTTATTGTTTAAAAAGCCTGTATTATTTAGAAGCAATAGACAAAGTGATGATCAACCTTACTTTGCCTTAAAAATTGGTTTCACAGGTACGTTTTTGAGTGATAATGAATCAAAAGATTTTAATAACCTAGGTGTGTTTTTCTATAATTCTACTCAAAATTTTGAAGTTGAATATCCTGTTGATACTAGATGTCAGTGGGTGTCAATTATATTCTCTAAAGAGTTATTCGAAAGATTTATGGGAGAACAAACCAATAAGATTACGGATTTAGTAAACGATACTTCTGCTTGGTTTAAATACTTTCCATTGGATATAGAAATAGAAAATTTAGTAAGAGCCTTGTTTTTCAATTTGGATAAAAAAAGAAGAAGACCCATTTATTTCTTTACCAAGCCTCTTGAAATCATTAGTCTAATTCGAGAGAAAATGGATAAAGAAGCGAGTGGGTTTAAGAAAAATATTCATGAAGACGATCTCAAAATCATGATGCAATTGAAAGAACAATATCTATCTGATTTCACTAAGCAACCGAATTTATCAGATTTAAGTTTTAAGTACGGCATGAGCATCTCTAAGTTGAACCGTGTCTTCAAATCAATTTTTGATAAACCTATTCTTCAGTTTTACAATCAACAGAAAATAGAAGAGGCTTACCGACAGATCAACCGAACCAATAAAAGTATCACTGAAATTTCTATGGATCTCAACTTTACCAATGTAGGCTATATGAGTAAGATGTTTAAAGATGCATATGGTTTTCCTCCGTCAGAATTAAGGAATTAG
- a CDS encoding acyltransferase family protein, whose amino-acid sequence MSQSTNKHFEILDGMRGVAAIIVVAFHILEAFALGDRKSQIINHGYLAVDFFFVLSGFVIGYAYDNRWDKMTLGGFFKRRIIRLQPMVIMGSIIGAATFYLQASPELYANLASTEVKDVIIVMLIGFTMIPVGRSFDVRGWGEMYPLNGPGWTLFFEYIAYTLYALILRRLPNIILMILAGIAAGFLIHLSVTADTGTVAGGWSLDPEQLKVGMIRLSYPFLSGLLLSRFMKRTHIKHSFLISSILMALVLSLPRLGGDTNWINGLYEALVIIFIFPLIVYLGANGEIKNEKARKFAKFLGDISYPIYITHYAFIYMYTAFVFNEVLPEKQNYGLAAVYGVLTFVVSILVAYLSVKFYDEPLRKWWSKKWLKS is encoded by the coding sequence ATGAGTCAATCAACAAATAAACATTTCGAAATTTTAGACGGAATGAGGGGAGTAGCTGCCATCATTGTTGTCGCTTTTCATATCCTTGAAGCTTTCGCATTAGGTGATCGAAAGTCTCAAATTATTAACCACGGTTATTTGGCTGTGGATTTCTTCTTTGTTTTATCTGGTTTTGTGATCGGTTATGCTTATGATAATCGATGGGATAAAATGACTTTAGGAGGATTCTTTAAAAGAAGAATTATTCGATTGCAACCCATGGTGATTATGGGGTCGATCATTGGAGCAGCGACTTTTTATCTACAAGCATCCCCAGAGTTATATGCAAATTTAGCTTCCACAGAAGTAAAAGATGTGATTATTGTAATGCTTATTGGTTTTACAATGATTCCTGTTGGAAGATCTTTTGATGTGAGAGGATGGGGAGAGATGTATCCCTTAAATGGACCGGGTTGGACGTTGTTCTTCGAATATATCGCTTACACTTTATATGCACTTATTTTAAGAAGATTACCAAATATCATTCTTATGATATTAGCAGGTATCGCAGCGGGCTTCTTGATTCACCTTTCTGTCACTGCAGATACGGGAACTGTAGCTGGGGGCTGGTCATTAGATCCTGAACAACTAAAAGTTGGAATGATTCGCTTATCGTATCCCTTCTTATCAGGTTTGTTATTATCTAGATTTATGAAGAGAACTCATATCAAACATTCCTTCTTGATAAGTAGCATCTTGATGGCATTGGTCTTATCGCTTCCAAGATTAGGAGGAGATACCAATTGGATAAACGGTTTATACGAAGCCTTAGTCATCATCTTTATTTTCCCATTGATCGTTTATTTAGGAGCAAATGGAGAAATCAAAAATGAGAAAGCAAGAAAGTTTGCCAAATTCTTAGGCGACATTTCTTATCCAATTTACATCACTCATTATGCCTTTATTTATATGTATACTGCATTTGTATTTAATGAGGTATTACCAGAAAAACAAAACTACGGTCTAGCTGCAGTTTATGGTGTACTTACATTTGTCGTATCCATCTTAGTGGCTTACTTATCTGTTAAGTTTTACGACGAGCCATTGAGAAAATGGTGGAGTAAAAAGTGGCTGAAGAGCTAA
- a CDS encoding DUF5700 domain-containing putative Zn-dependent protease: protein MRYYFQIIVCILFISCSTKPKKQTQIDFTTVDSFFIVKEKLQKEELPSEEEWDQLFNSTGYKVAGRDQSREGYIKLIKLAYYPPSQSEKDSILQFTLKEDLSNMQDYFLKITLENFIKVGEMEKELLTYREQYDFDQKIDAAKEKLKGFLIDPTDSLITVPSISAAIFEPEAYAYPSGIVIDLNKAFQDPDEELIGFFSHELYHMYRSKFENKEYANYNGFTRAIEKLHNEGVADLIDKQDTVFQSALYPKQFTDIYGEAFISTNQTLEQFDELTCKFVKGEVSEEEYNSTTQNMFVFGGHPNGFSMTRSIVKNGQKEALVANFANSLAFIRLYNEAAKVQSKYVFSDELMAYVDQLDDQFFENKNM from the coding sequence ATGCGTTACTATTTTCAAATCATTGTATGCATCCTATTTATTTCTTGCAGCACAAAGCCTAAAAAGCAAACTCAAATCGATTTTACCACTGTAGACTCCTTTTTCATTGTAAAAGAAAAACTTCAAAAAGAAGAATTGCCATCAGAAGAGGAATGGGATCAACTATTTAATTCTACTGGGTATAAAGTAGCCGGCAGAGATCAAAGTAGAGAAGGATATATCAAGTTGATAAAATTGGCCTATTACCCTCCATCACAAAGTGAAAAAGACAGTATTTTACAGTTCACGCTCAAGGAGGATCTATCTAACATGCAAGATTATTTTCTAAAAATAACTTTAGAAAACTTCATCAAAGTAGGTGAAATGGAGAAAGAACTTCTCACTTATAGAGAACAGTACGATTTTGATCAAAAAATTGATGCAGCAAAGGAAAAACTAAAAGGCTTTTTAATTGACCCAACAGATTCTTTAATCACAGTTCCATCTATTAGTGCGGCTATCTTTGAACCAGAAGCCTATGCTTATCCATCAGGAATTGTAATTGACTTAAACAAAGCGTTTCAAGATCCAGATGAGGAACTTATAGGTTTTTTCTCTCATGAGTTGTATCATATGTACAGAAGTAAATTCGAAAATAAAGAATATGCCAATTATAATGGTTTTACAAGAGCGATAGAGAAACTTCATAATGAGGGCGTTGCCGATTTAATTGATAAACAAGATACAGTCTTTCAGTCTGCACTTTATCCCAAACAATTTACTGATATCTATGGAGAGGCCTTTATTTCGACCAATCAAACATTGGAACAATTTGATGAACTTACATGTAAGTTTGTTAAAGGCGAAGTTTCTGAAGAAGAATACAATTCTACTACTCAAAATATGTTTGTATTTGGAGGACATCCGAATGGTTTTTCTATGACACGATCAATCGTGAAAAATGGACAAAAAGAAGCTTTAGTTGCGAATTTTGCAAACTCATTAGCGTTTATCAGATTATATAATGAAGCTGCGAAAGTACAAAGCAAATATGTATTTAGCGATGAACTAATGGCGTATGTAGATCAACTCGATGATCAGTTTTTTGAAAATAAAAATATGTAA
- a CDS encoding DoxX family protein, translated as MNQIKTTTTQNIFRVLLGAAMLYAGIGHMTFRRIAFQAQVPTWLTTDEAFVDFVVLASGVVEILFGLLMIYGRNFKVQTGIALAVFYILIFPGNINQYVNGIDSFGLNTDNKRLIRLFFQPLLVLWALRSSGGWKYLMERKRTK; from the coding sequence ATGAATCAGATAAAAACAACAACGACACAAAATATCTTTAGAGTTTTATTAGGAGCAGCAATGCTTTATGCAGGCATTGGTCACATGACTTTCAGAAGAATAGCGTTCCAAGCGCAAGTACCAACCTGGTTAACAACCGATGAAGCCTTTGTCGACTTTGTAGTATTGGCTTCTGGAGTAGTAGAAATTCTATTTGGTTTATTGATGATCTACGGAAGAAATTTTAAAGTTCAAACGGGTATAGCATTAGCCGTTTTCTATATTTTGATATTTCCCGGTAACATCAATCAATATGTGAATGGGATAGATTCTTTTGGATTAAATACAGATAATAAACGACTCATTCGTCTATTCTTCCAACCTCTTTTAGTGCTTTGGGCATTGAGGTCATCTGGAGGATGGAAATATCTGATGGAAAGAAAAAGAACGAAATAA
- a CDS encoding T9SS type A sorting domain-containing protein has product MNYKPLLFITLLMYSFFSIGQDTVDINLNIKHLVGNSAEFDRSKYMVFHESITGNEWDSDEQRASFLNDYDIYLGRTNGAIVWEFNQVRQDPNKAGWPDISHMQEKGQQSKNNYASKTAAHSLEHREINMMEGGQMWPMYPNGQETTPSSCCSDATPWSYEGTEAVAEFYSNYLTHYFGEGGTTGKQKPKLVEVLNEPFVKANQYNTTNREIAEMHNVVAKRIKKDHPDVMVGGYTAAHPAFEDHDFGHWEGNWKMFIDVAGEEMDFFSFHLYDYVGDNTTMIERQRKGSNIEAIMDMINHYSMIKLGEVKPWSISEYGWFCPSCDGPYYAERDWYNVRSFSSMMMQLMERQDQIINAIPFLLTKASWAHNKAEDEYNSYGPRLLREIGEVEGEPSHPGYVYTDLLKFFELWTNVKGTRVDTKPTDFDLLSDAYINGNKLYLILSNLDPEVKKVQLNIGNITDYPISELMVKHAYESNLLTQLDTTYFTDHLSEVELGSEATMILEYTFTNDVTIDELKKEQMFYAETYLQPIVANQEVSFQVNNVAIEENGEAILRIGLGRDPGKSLKPTVKINGTTLQTPTNWKGDDQPARDRFFGVLEIPVDYKLLQSNNTVSVSFNDDGGHITTLILKTYALSIPVERSAFNMGNGDEPLGLENQLERLNVYPVPSDSMIKLSGIDGETKCSVISLSGKILFTTHQKVIDISKLNVGVYILNVETSKGMVSRKIIKK; this is encoded by the coding sequence ATGAACTACAAGCCTCTACTTTTTATCACTTTACTGATGTATAGTTTCTTTTCTATTGGACAAGATACTGTCGATATCAACCTTAATATAAAACACCTTGTCGGTAACAGTGCAGAATTTGACCGATCAAAATACATGGTGTTTCATGAAAGTATTACCGGAAATGAATGGGATAGTGATGAGCAACGAGCATCATTTTTAAATGATTATGACATTTATTTAGGAAGAACTAATGGAGCGATCGTTTGGGAATTTAATCAGGTGAGACAAGACCCCAACAAAGCGGGATGGCCTGATATTTCTCATATGCAAGAAAAGGGACAACAGTCAAAAAACAACTATGCTTCCAAAACAGCTGCACATTCTTTAGAGCACCGAGAGATCAATATGATGGAAGGTGGACAAATGTGGCCTATGTATCCGAACGGTCAAGAAACCACTCCAAGTTCTTGCTGTAGTGATGCAACCCCTTGGTCATACGAAGGAACAGAAGCGGTAGCAGAATTCTATAGTAATTACCTTACCCATTACTTTGGAGAGGGCGGTACTACAGGTAAACAAAAACCTAAATTAGTAGAAGTATTGAACGAGCCGTTTGTAAAAGCCAATCAGTACAATACAACCAATAGAGAAATTGCAGAGATGCATAATGTAGTAGCCAAACGAATTAAAAAGGATCACCCAGATGTAATGGTGGGAGGTTATACTGCTGCACATCCAGCTTTCGAAGATCACGATTTCGGACATTGGGAAGGTAACTGGAAAATGTTTATTGACGTTGCCGGAGAAGAAATGGACTTCTTTTCTTTTCACTTATACGATTATGTAGGGGACAATACGACCATGATCGAAAGACAACGAAAAGGAAGCAACATCGAAGCCATTATGGATATGATTAACCATTACTCCATGATTAAATTAGGTGAAGTAAAACCTTGGTCGATATCAGAATACGGTTGGTTCTGTCCAAGTTGCGACGGACCTTATTATGCCGAAAGAGATTGGTACAACGTTCGTTCATTTTCATCAATGATGATGCAATTAATGGAAAGACAGGATCAGATTATCAATGCCATTCCATTTTTATTAACCAAAGCTTCTTGGGCACACAACAAAGCAGAAGACGAATACAATTCCTATGGCCCTCGTTTGTTGAGAGAAATTGGCGAGGTAGAAGGTGAGCCGTCTCATCCAGGTTATGTGTATACGGATTTATTGAAATTCTTCGAATTATGGACAAATGTTAAGGGTACGAGAGTGGATACTAAACCCACAGATTTTGATTTACTTTCTGATGCTTACATCAATGGAAATAAGTTGTATTTGATATTAAGTAACCTCGACCCGGAAGTAAAGAAGGTGCAACTTAATATCGGTAATATCACTGATTATCCAATTAGCGAATTGATGGTAAAACATGCTTATGAATCCAATTTATTGACACAATTGGATACGACTTATTTCACAGATCATCTTTCTGAAGTAGAGTTGGGATCAGAAGCAACAATGATTTTAGAATATACATTTACCAATGATGTAACAATCGATGAGTTGAAAAAAGAACAAATGTTCTATGCAGAAACTTATCTTCAGCCAATTGTAGCCAATCAAGAAGTATCCTTCCAAGTAAATAATGTAGCAATTGAAGAAAACGGAGAAGCGATTCTTAGAATTGGTTTAGGTAGAGATCCAGGAAAATCATTAAAACCAACAGTGAAAATCAATGGTACTACACTTCAAACACCAACGAATTGGAAAGGAGATGACCAACCTGCAAGGGACCGTTTCTTTGGAGTATTAGAGATTCCTGTAGATTATAAATTGTTACAGTCTAATAACACAGTTTCTGTTTCATTCAATGATGATGGTGGACATATCACCACACTTATTTTAAAGACGTACGCTTTATCCATTCCGGTGGAAAGATCAGCATTTAACATGGGAAACGGTGATGAACCTTTGGGTTTAGAAAATCAACTAGAGAGGTTGAATGTATATCCCGTTCCAAGCGATAGTATGATTAAGTTATCAGGTATTGATGGAGAAACAAAATGTAGTGTGATTTCATTATCGGGAAAGATTTTATTTACCACACATCAAAAAGTAATAGACATTTCCAAGCTAAATGTTGGGGTGTATATTCTGAATGTGGAAACATCAAAAGGGATGGTTTCGAGAAAAATTATTAAAAAATAG
- a CDS encoding cold-shock protein translates to MAKSQQAFNKLEKQKKKAKKKQDKLAKREENKKNKTKGADLESMMAYVDEFGNIVDTPPDPTEEKEEIKLEDIQISVSRNNEEPSKKKGKVEFFNPDKGFGFIIEKERRQKLFFHINDVEKGFDIKDNDFVEFDIQDTPRGKACANVTKA, encoded by the coding sequence ATGGCAAAATCGCAACAAGCATTTAATAAGTTAGAAAAGCAGAAGAAAAAAGCAAAAAAGAAGCAAGACAAACTTGCTAAGAGAGAAGAGAACAAAAAGAACAAGACAAAAGGAGCCGATCTTGAAAGCATGATGGCATACGTGGATGAGTTTGGAAATATTGTTGACACTCCTCCAGATCCAACTGAAGAGAAAGAAGAAATCAAATTAGAAGATATTCAGATCTCTGTTTCAAGAAATAACGAAGAGCCTTCAAAGAAAAAGGGTAAAGTTGAATTCTTTAATCCTGATAAAGGTTTTGGGTTCATCATCGAAAAGGAAAGAAGACAAAAACTATTCTTCCATATCAATGATGTTGAAAAAGGCTTTGATATTAAAGATAACGATTTTGTTGAGTTCGATATTCAAGATACTCCTCGAGGAAAAGCTTGTGCGAATGTAACAAAAGCATAA
- a CDS encoding DoxX family protein, whose translation MKNKNKIFYYVVTGLFSLLIMGGVANYIFQHEMVVGFFEAMGFPPNLIYYMATAKVLGVIGIWQTKSKVLREWAYAGFTFNLLLAVFAHLNVSDGEQWGAVIGLVLMSTSYFLVKKIEAEKA comes from the coding sequence ATGAAAAACAAGAACAAAATCTTCTATTACGTAGTTACTGGTTTATTTTCTTTACTTATTATGGGAGGTGTAGCCAACTACATTTTCCAACATGAAATGGTGGTAGGATTTTTCGAAGCAATGGGCTTCCCTCCTAATCTAATTTACTACATGGCTACAGCCAAAGTACTTGGGGTAATTGGTATATGGCAGACTAAATCTAAAGTATTAAGAGAATGGGCTTACGCTGGGTTCACTTTCAATCTTTTACTTGCCGTTTTTGCTCACTTAAATGTAAGCGATGGCGAACAATGGGGAGCAGTAATTGGTCTAGTACTTATGAGTACTTCTTACTTCCTTGTGAAAAAAATAGAAGCAGAAAAAGCCTAA